A region of the Ktedonobacteraceae bacterium genome:
CAGGTGCAGAAAGGCAAAGGTACTAGCCTGCTCGTGGCAGCCTAATACCTGAGAAGGGAGAAGCCGCCATGCCACGATTTGCTGTCTACTACATTCCTCAAGCCGATGATCCCTTCTATCTATTAGGAACCCAGGTCCTTGGCTACGATGTGCGAGCCCACCAAAACGTCATTCCGCCCTCTGAGCTAAAGGAGGTCCTGGGTCCAGGTAAGCAATCCTGGACAATGTTCTGCCGTCCCTATGGATTTCACTTGACCATTTGTGAGGCGCTCGATGTCGATTGGGCAACCATCCCTCGTGTGGAACAGGAACTGGCTGATCTACTCAAATGCTTTGATTCCAGCCATCTCTTTGTGCTTGATCGTAGAGATGACCAGCCAGTAGGTGTCTGGGAGGAAGGGGCTAGCAAGATATTGGCGTTACTCTACGAGCCCAACATGTCTCTGCGCATGCTCCATACTCTTCTCGTAGCACGGCTGACTCTGCTTGGGACCGGCTCAGGCTTTCTGAAGCGCTACCTGACACACCCACAGAAAGAACTTCCGCTTCATCTGGTGCAACAACTCAGATTGTTTTACAGCCCTAGGGTGTTCGAGAACTGGCATCCTCACTTCACCTTGCTCAATCCGTATGAAGGGGAAGAGGCACCTATGATAGCCTCCCGCCTCGCGCAGCTCTTCCAATCTTACAGGCGGGTCATAGTGCCAACGATTTGTCTACTCATTCAGGAGAACAATGAAGCCAATTGGCAGATCTATCAGGAGTTCCGTCGATGACTTGGTCAATCCTCTGTTTCAGTGAGTCCGAGCAAACTCTGAACTCCAAGTATCTAAAGCTCCTAACTTAATTGAAAGAATTGCCGGCCTATGCTAGAATAGGTCAGAGCAGCTATTAAACGAGGCTGAAACACACGTGTCAAGAATATTTTTAAGAAGGGCTTGTTTAATGAGAATATTAGTTACTGGCGGAGCTGGTTTCATAGGATCACACATTGTTGATAGCTACATAGCAGCGGGACACAGCGTGGCTGTTGTCGATAATTTATGGGAACATGGTGGGAAAGCGTCAAATGTCAATCCTAAAGCGGATTTCTTCAAAGTAGATATTAGAGATCAGGCTGCATTAGCCAGTGTCTTTGATGAGGTAAAGCCAGAGGTGGTGAACCATCAAGCTGCGCAAATGAGTGTCTTTGTCTCAACTCAAGACCCCAAATTTGATGCTGAAGTCAATATTATAGGTCTCTTCAATGTCTTAGAGAATGCTGGCCGGGTTGGCACTCGTAAAATCATTTTTGCCTCAACGGGTGCCGTTTACGGTAGCCCAGATCATTTTCCTATCACGGAGAAGTCGGAGTTATGGCCGGAATCTCCGTATGGAATTAGCAAAATGGCAGGAGAACATTATTTACGTGAATGGGCACTATCTAATGGAAGGACTTATACAATATTGCGTTATGCCAATATATATGGTCCGCGCCAAGACCCTTATGGGGAAGCTGGAGTAATTGCTATATTCATTAATCGCTTTCTCACGCACCAGTCGATACGTATTGATTGGGATGGCAACCAACAACGAGATTTTCTTTATGTAGGAGACCTCGTTCGGATGCATCAGCTTGTACTCAATGCAGGCGATAATGAAATATTTTGTGTGGGAACAGGAGTAGGAACATCAGTTAACGAAATTTACGAGCATTTGGCAGCCATCTTGGGGTACAGGCCAGAAATTATACGAGCTCCTAAACGCCCGGGTGACTTCTACAAGGCTTATTTTAGTTATTCTAAGGCTCAAACTGTTCTTGGATGGGAACCTCAAGTGACCCTGAGAGAAGGGTTAAAGGAAACAGTGGAGTTTTTCAGAAATCAATAAAAATTCTCACTCTGGAGAGATAGAGTACATAGTGGCGATTGGTGAGACAATGCTCGCTGCTATACCGAATTTAGGCTCTTCCGCTTTGTAGTACCCAGCAATAAAGCGAAAATGGCGTAGCGGGCGTGATAAGATGGACTACACCAAATTCAACATGTTGGGGATGAGTTTGGAAGGAATTGTCCCTCATTATAGCTCTGCACTGGTTTCTAGGTAGATCTACACAATAGCTGGGCATACGACCTTGGCTCAACATACTGCCAGCGGGTGCGTCCAGAACTGAAAGGGCTGTGCAGGAGCGCTGGATACGTGTTGTAGCAGGTGAGGGGCGCTTGCCATATCTACTCCCGAAGCGAGCGTTCACAGGCAGGCGTTTTCCAACATCAACGGCCTCTTACCTTGACATCAACGAATCGCCCGACCTATGAACGCACGGATACATACTGCGGCTGCGTTAAGCAGAGCAGTCGTATTAACTTGTGACCGGGTAGTTGGCAGCGCCTTTATGTTGCGTTGATGGCGCGGAATACTTCCGAATTAGTTTTGATAGAAGTTGCTCATGCTCTATAAGAAACTCTTCCGCTTCTTTAACCTGCTCGATAGCAACTTCCTCCAATCCGAAGGATTCGAAAGCACTATCAATAGTCGACCTGGGGATCTGAACTATAGATGCGACGGCTGTTCGATTCACCATAGCCTTGATCAGCGCTGCTCCGTCTAGTCTAATGGACCATAGCCGGTCATTAAAGAACTCTTGGCGGAATGCTGATATGTTTTCTGGATAATACAGTATGGTCCGAAACTCAATTGGATCCAGTTCAGACCAAAGCTCCCA
Encoded here:
- a CDS encoding NAD-dependent epimerase/dehydratase family protein, with translation MRILVTGGAGFIGSHIVDSYIAAGHSVAVVDNLWEHGGKASNVNPKADFFKVDIRDQAALASVFDEVKPEVVNHQAAQMSVFVSTQDPKFDAEVNIIGLFNVLENAGRVGTRKIIFASTGAVYGSPDHFPITEKSELWPESPYGISKMAGEHYLREWALSNGRTYTILRYANIYGPRQDPYGEAGVIAIFINRFLTHQSIRIDWDGNQQRDFLYVGDLVRMHQLVLNAGDNEIFCVGTGVGTSVNEIYEHLAAILGYRPEIIRAPKRPGDFYKAYFSYSKAQTVLGWEPQVTLREGLKETVEFFRNQ